CTTCTAACGTGGTGACCGAGGCTGATCGCGGCTCCGCATCAAATAGCGACATTTCCCCAAAACACGCGCCCGCATCTAGCTCAGCTAAGGTTTGACCATCTTTGCGATGCACTTTGACCTGTCCTTTCACCACAATGTAGAGCGCCCGTCCTTCATGGCCCTCAGTCAAAATGGTGTGTCGCTCAGGAAACGAGATCTCATCCATGATCGACACCAGTCTGATCAAAAAGTCATCCCTTAACTCGTTGAAGATCGGGACTTCTCGAACAAACAGTAAGCGGTCAACACTCGTCAGCATACAAAGTCAAACATTCACCCCAAGCATAACAACGGTTACTCAGCCGACCTTGGCGCCGGGGAGAATCTTTAAGGAACCGGCATTTGACCATCAAGGATACGTCAGAATCCTGAACTCTGTGGCGAAATTTGTCTGCGGTGCCAAACATTGGTCAAGATGGCCTGCATTGCCTGAAGTTGGCGACTTTGCGCTTCAGGGAGCTCTACTCTGGAGAACGAGCGATCGCGGCCCACTCTCTGATCGATCTAGCTTACTGGCGTTGCAGCACGGCTTGTCTTTCGGCAACTTGCTTCAACCGCCGCAATTGAGCCTCCATATCTTGCTTAGTCAGCTTGGCCGCAAACGTATTGAAACCAAAGGCGACGATGGGATTGGGTACGGCAAACTGAAACCGATTTAGCAGCAAGGTGCCGCGCTCATTGGGCTGACATTCCCAGCGATCGCGCCCCTCAAAAAAGCCCTCAAACTCCCACACAATCAATCCCGGTGCGCGTTCTACCACCGTGCTGATGAGCGTTGGCTGCCACACAGGCAATTGAATGATGAACTGACTCTTGCCGCCCAATTCAGTATCCCAAGTGTCGCCCATCGGCTCGCAACGCAGGGCCGGATTGAGCCACTGATGCATGAGGGCGAGATCGGTCACACAGTGCTCAACTAGCGTCGCATTCGTCGCCACTTGAATGGATTGCTCAAAAACTTGTTCTGAATGTGCCATAAAGACCCAGTAAACCTCATCAATTCAGCATGTTTAGCCCTCTCCTGACCGGTGGCTTAGCCCCAACAACACGAGCGTAGCCGCATCCTACATTTGGCTGACGAGGTAGGCGAGTGAGTATCGATCAAGTTTCTTCGAAGAAATGCCAAATTTTGGCTGACCGATACTGCAAAAGCGCCTGCTGAGCATCCCAGACAATCGGCATCAAAGTCGCTGTTGCTCTAAGATGCCGTTTCTGCCACGCCGAATTTGAGGATTGCACTATGACTTCCGATAGGTTTTTCGAAAGTTGATAGCCTCTCATTATAAAAAAAACGATCTTGACTTGTGTTTATCGTAGTTTCACGTAAATATAGCTCCATAAGTAAGCTCAATGGAGTATATGGGGGCGTAATTCCGTGTTATGTCGCCCTAAGCAGAACGAATAAGCGAAAAATCGTATCTCAGGAACCATGACAGTCAGTCTTAATTTCTCACCTGTACATGGGGCATCTCCCCCCCTGGAGATACCCACCGCCATTGCCCAAGTGGACATGGCTCCCTTCGAAGCTTTCATTAGCGAGATGAGCACGACCCTCGGCTCATTCTTACCTAGCTTGATTTGGGCAATCATTATTTTGATTGCCGGTTGGATTGTGGCCACGATCGCCGCCTCGATCACCAAGGGAATTCTAAATCGAACCACGCTGGATGATCGCCTCACCAACATGGTGATGGGGCAAGATCCCAATCGGGATGTGCCGATCGAAGCGTGGGCGGCAACTGCCGTTTACTGGATCATCCTGACCTTTACGTTGGTGGCCTTCCTCAATGCTCTAGAGCTTGAGGTGGTGTCAGAACCGCTCAACGACTTTTTGCAACAGATCTTTCAGTACCTGCCTCGCATTGGCGGTGCTGCCGTGTTGTTGGCAGTCGCCTGGGCGACGGCCACCATTGTTAAAGTGCTCGTGACTCAAGGGTTGTCACGGTTCAACCTCGACGATCGCTTATCCGAAGAGATGGGCCAGGATGGTAGCCCCATCGTTGTCAATGAGTCCGTTGGCAGCATTCTTTACTGGTTCATTTTCTTGTTGTTTGTGCCGCTCATTTTGAGTGCGCTGAACTTGCCGGGTCTGCTCGCCCCCGTCGAAGAGCTGATCAACGACTTCCTGCAAGCGATTCCCCGTATTTTGACCGCTGGTGTCATCTTGGTGGTGGGCTGGTTTATTGCCCGCATCGTGCGCAAGATTGTGACCAACCTGTTGCAGGCGACCCAAGCTGACCAAATTGGTGCCCGGTTTGGCCTATCGGGTGGGGCGGCTCCCACAACGTCAGCCCCTGGCACACCGCCCCCGCCTCCCTCTGCCATGGGCAGCGCTGAAGAAGGGCTCTCCTTGTCTCAGCTGGCTGGCACCATTGTGTTTGTGCTGATTTTGATCCCAGCGGTTGTTGCGGCGCTGAATGAGCTCAACATTGATGCCATCTCTGGGCCAGCCATTTCCATGCTGGAACTGATCTTGGATTCCATTCCGCGGATCATCATGGCAGGCGTCGTATTGGCAGTGGCCTATGTGGTCGGTCAATTTGTCTCTGATTTAGTGGTGGGTCTACTCCGCAGTGCTGGGTTTGACAATATTCTCGGTATTTTGGGTCTGCCCGAGCTGAATACCCCGCAGTCTCGTGTGGACAACATTGATGCTGAAGGTCAACCGGCGACTCGCGTCCAGACCGCTACGACTTCGCCTTCTGAAGTGGTTGGTCTGATTGCGCTGGTGGCGATCGTGCTCTTTGGCGCGATTACGGCAACCGAAATTCTCGGGTTTGAGACTTTGTCCACAATCGTCCGAGCCATCTTGCGGATCTCGGCGAGAGTGCTGAGTGGCGTAGTGGTGTTTGCTGTGGGGCTTTACTTTGCCAACCTGGCGTTCCGGCTCATTCGTAACATGGGCGGTGCTCAGGCCAATATTTTGGCGCAGTCGGCGCGCATTGCGTTGATTGCTCTGGTCACGGCGATGGGTCTCCAGCAAATGGGGGTCGCTACTGACATTGTGAATCTGGCGTTTGGTTTGCTGTTGGGCGCTGTGGCTGTGGCGATCGCGATCGCCTTTGGTCTCGGTGGCCGCGACATTGCCTCTGAGCAGATTCGCGAATGGTTGAACGCCTTTAAACAGCGTTAATTCTGCTGATCCGTTCAAGTTTGTGCTGCTCTGCACCCCGGTTGGTATACCAGCCGGGGTGCATTGTCTAAAGGGGGCCGCTATAGTGAACAACACATTGATTCGAGATCGCACACCCGCTGGGCCGATGGATAGTAGTGAAATTGCTCGATATATTGAACACACCGACGGCATCTCGAAGCCGTGGCTGTTGATTCAGTGGCGGTTACAAAAGCTCAAAGAACGCCAAACTGAGATGCCGCCGGACATATATTTGCAAGAACTGACCGGGTTACACCAGGCGCTGATGGATTTGGGAGAATGGTGGGTCGGTCGCGAAGATGAGGTATTTTGACAGCCTGGTGACTGATTCCACCCTGTTACCTGTCGGGCCGACTTTGCTCAACGGCCATCAGCCGCGATTGTTTGATCGCGAACTGAGTTGGCTGGCCTTTAACCGTCGTTTGACCTATGAAGCTGGGCAGCCGCATCAACCCACGTTGGTGCGACTGCTTAAGTTAGCCCAAGCGGCGACCTCGCTCGATGAGTACTTTATGGTGCGAATGCCGTTGCTCAAGGGCATTGTGCAGGGCAAAGAGGCGATCGCGTTGCGAGGCGATCGCTTAATCCGGTTACAAACTTATCTCAAGGCGTTGATTGACCGTCAGCAAGCTCATTTTGCGTACAATCTCCGCCCCACTTTGACCCATCAAGGCATTCACCTGCTGGATTACGCTGCCCTCGATGCGGGGCAACAGCGTCACTATGAGGCCCGCGTCGCCGATGAAGTGATGCCCGTCTTGGCGGCGTTGGTGACGCCACCCGGGGGCACTATGCCAGATTTTTCTAATCTGAGTTTGAATTTAGCGGTTTGGTTAGAGCAGGCGGGTAAGAAGCAACTGGCCTGGGTGAAGCTGCCCCGGGTGTTGCCGCGATTTTTGCTGCAACGAGAGGAGGCGTCCCCCGCTGCGTGGATAGCCGTACCGTTAGAACAGGTCATCATCGCCTACCTGTCGGACCTATTTCCTGACTCCGTGGTGCGCGGTGGGTATCCCTTTCGGGTCACGCGCAGCACCGATCTGGGCGTCCTCGATTCCGAAACCGCGAATTTGATCGACCTGATTGAAGAGGGGGTGCAGCAGCGCCGGCAGCAAGGCCATCCCGTACGGCTGGAGGTGAGTGCCACCATGCCCCCGTGGTTGCGATCTCACATGGCCCGTCAACTCGGCCTCGCGCCGTCGGATGTCTATGCGCTTAGTGGGTGGCTTGGGCTCAACGATTTGCACGAACTGACGCGGTTGCCGCGCCCCGATTTGCGAGCCACCCCCTGGCAATCGGGATTGCCCTCGGCGCTCAAGCCCCAACCGCCGCCATCGATGTTGTCGTTTGTACCGTTATCAGCGGCTTCTGAGGCAGATTTGTTTCGGGCGATTGCCCAACAAGACATCCTGCTGCATTTTCCTTACCACTCGTTTGCAGAGACGGTCGAACGGTTTGTGGCCCAGGCGGCGACCGACCCGCAGGTGCTGACCATCAAGATGACCTTGTACCGCACCGCTGTGGATGCCCCCATGGTGCGATCGCTGATGGCGGCGGCCAGAGCCGGTAAGCAGGTGGTCGTGCTGGTAGAACTGACCGCCCCCCTGGATGAAGCCATTAACATCCACTGGGCCAAACGGTTGGAACAGGCGGGAGCGCATGTGGTGTACGGGGTCGTCGGGTTTCGTACCCACACCAACCTCGTGCTGGTGGCCCGCCGAGAGGCCGCCCAAATTCAGCAATATGCCTATCTCGGCACGGGTGACTATTTGCCTGATCGCCCCCAACCCTACGAAGATCTCGGCCTGTTTACCAGTCGGCCTGACATTGCCACTGACCTCAGCCATCTGTTCAACTTTTTGACTGGCTGCGCCCATCAAATCGGCTATCAAACCCTGATGGTGGCTCCCGGCCAGCTCAAACACCAATTGCAAGCCTTGATTCAACGAGAGGCCGAACATGCCCAACAAGGTCGGCCAGCACGGCTCATCGTCAAGCTCAATTTGCTGGCCGATCCCGGCATGATCGAGTCGCTCTACGCAGCTTCGCAAGCGGGCGTCGAAATTGACCTGATCGTGCGCAGCATTTGTCGACTGCGACCGGGGGTGCCAGGGCTGAGCGATCGCATCCGCGTCCACAGTTTGCTGGGTGATTTTGTGGAACATAGCCGCATTGTGTATTGCCAAAACGGCGATCGCCCCGAAGCGTGGATTGGCACCGCTGACTGGACTCCGCGCGGCCTTAACGAACGCATTGAAGTGATGGTGCCGCTGCCCACCGCCGCGCTCGTTGCCGAGATTGACACCCTGCTGCAAACCCTGTTGGCCGACACCCAAAACCGCTGGCAACTCCAGCCCAACGGACAATACACCCCGTGCCACGCAGCCGTGCCTCAGCCCCAGTCAGCCCAGCAGGCCTTGATTGAGCGATCGCAAGCCTCTGACATCACTCAGCCCCAGTAACGATCCGCGTCCTCAATCGGTCAGATGAGACGACGGATGATCCCCCATTCGACTCGTGTCGAGTCGAGCGATCGCCGCTATGATGCAAGCACTGGCATCACGGCTCTGGAGGGGCGTCATCATGACCCAATCAAGCAATAACTGGAATCCGCTCAGGCTAGTCGATACGCTGACTTTCTTCGGCGAAGTGCCGTTTATCGGCAACATTCGCTGGCTACAGCAACTGTTTGGTGAAACCTTTAACCCCGAAGCCCCCGAAGCCACTGCCATGCGTCCCCATCAAGAAGTCGTACTCCTGTCTGGCGAAGGGCCAGCCGCCGATGCCCTCACCGATTTGCTGCATCGTCAAGGACACGCCGTGCGATCGCAGCTCTTGCCCAACGACTCGCCCTTGCCCGACGCTGACTCTAATCGCATTGTGAATGCCCAAGCGGTGATTTGGCAGGGGGTGCCCGATGACGAGGAATGCTTTGCCGCCCAACTCGCCGATTTACAATCACTGCCAGTCAGTGAAGACTTTCCCCTCTTTGACTTTCGCATCAGCGACACCGAGGGTCTCCGAGAAGTGTGGGGCGCTGTAGATGACGTCGTGATGGGCGGCGTCAGTGCCAGCGACATGGCCCTGCTGCCAGGGTATGCGCGGTTTTCTGGCAATGTCTCGACCGCGAACTCTGGTGGGTTTGCCAGTGTCCGCACGCGCAACTTTGAGCCCGCGTTTAACCTGCAAGGCTGGCAGGGAGTGCGGCTAGTGTTGCGGGGCGACGGCCAGCGCTACAAAGTGATTTTACGCAATAGCAATAGCTGGGATAGCCGCGCCTACTGCCATTCTGTGGATACAGAGCCCGATCAGTGGGTTGTGGTAGATGTTCCCTTCTCCGCTTTTATCGCCACCTTCCGCGCCAAAACCCAGCCCACTGCGCCACGCCTCGACCCCACCTCGATTTGCTCCTTTCAACTGATGTTGAGCAAATTTGAGTACGACGGCGATAAAAACCCCCATTTTCATCCCGGCCCATTTTCGTTGGATGTGCGATCGCTGAGCACCTACCGAGCCGTCCCGACGCCAAAATTAGTGGCGATCGCCGACTCTCCCCAACAAGCCGAAACCTATGCTGGAATGCTCGCTCCCAGCGGTCTGCCACACCAAATTCTCACGCAAAATCAACCCGACTTTGATGCCAAGTTGGCCGAGGCGATTCCCAGTTAGGCAATCGGCGAGCCAATTACACCCCTGCATGGTTTGTGGACGTCAATCGGTCAGCGGCATCTGATCTGTTGAGTCGGTGTGGTTACTTACGCACCCGGTGGCGATAGTAATGCCACAACAAATGAGCCACCGCACCACGATAGGGATCTAAGGCATCGGTCGCTGCCAGCAGTTCTTTGCGAGTGGGACGATTGGTCTGCTGTTTCAGTAACTGATAACCCGTCTGCAAAGCCAAGTCAGCAGCGGGGAAGCTACTCAACCGATTGAGACAAAACAGTAAATACACTTCTGCTGTCCAGGGGCCGATGCCCTTAATTTGGGTCAGCTGCTCAATAGCGGCAGCATCTGGCAGCGATCGCAACTCTTCTAAATTCAGCTGCCCGGCGGAGACGGCAGCGGCTAGGCATTGACAGGTGGCAATTTTGGCCCGACTCAACCCCACTTGCTTGAGCTGCGCCTCATTTGCCGTTTGCAAGGTTTCGGGCGTCAACTCGTTCTGCAAAACCAGCCTTTGAAAAATCGCCTGCGCCGCTTGGGAAGATAATTGCTGGCCGATGATAATGCGGATCAGTGCAGCAAACCCTAGCGGCCAGCTGCGTACTAGGAGGGGGCCGACTTCTGCTTCAATCTTCTGAAAGTCGGGGTCGCGATCGCTCACAATGGCGATTGCCTGCCTCAGTTCGGCACTGGGTGGAAACAACGCATCTGGATGAAACCGGGCTAAATCGCTGGGCTGCATAGGGGGGGATCACTGTCTCAATTCATTTCAGTGCGGCGCTCTGAGAGCGCTATTTAGCACCTGGAAGCGGCAGCACGGCGGGTGGGGCAACCGAGCGCAAACATACATCTCGGCCAAATAGCAAAATTCCCGCACTGTTGAATCACAATGCGGGAATCGCTGGGCTAAGAAAATTGAGACAATAGTGCCTCTAAGGCTCTTAGTCCCCTCTGGGGGAGCATCAAAATTTACGCCCCAGGTGCCGAATAGGTACTCTTACCACCACCCCACAGCGGGCCGATCACCTTCGGCTGTAGCAGGATGTGGCCGGAGATTGCCACCAGATCTTCCTCAGTCAAGCTCCGCATTTTGGGATAAATGTCGGAACTCTTCATGCTGGGGTGCAGCTGCGAAATCTCCGTCAGGCCATCATAGGTGGTCGGATTCTTCAGATAGTCGACCAACGCTTCAAGATTATCTCGGGGGGGTAGCGCACCCGCGAGACTCTCTGGATCCAAACCTACGGTGGGGTTTGTTTTAGTAATTCCGCCGTTGTGACAGATACTGCAAGCATAGTTAAACTGTCGGCGGCCACGAGACACTTGCTCTAATGACAGAACAACGGTGTCTCCTTGCTCATTAAGCTTGATGGTGCGCGTCGCCTCATCTAGCTCTGCTGCAAAAGCGGGGGTGCTAAATAGCTGGCTCATCACCACGACCGCGATCGCAGCTAGCCAAATGCATCTCTTAAGCATGGTTCTCCTCAAAGGTATTTATGGCTAGCCAATACACAACACAGCGGACTTAGGCTCGGTGCGTCATCGTAAGACTGGGACATCATCATCGCGAATAACCGGTGGAATTACCTGCTTGATGAACTCGCCCGCAGTCCTAACGCTACTGAGTGTTAAGTCCTTCTCATATTCCTTATCATGCCACCGAACGGGCTGATTCCCAAAGCGTTTCACACATTGCAGCAACTTAGGAAGCGGTGTGACCGCTACGTAATGCCACCTGATGGTTAGAAACAGTCGGCAACGGTTTCAGCGGTGATGAGGGCACCGGCTGATGCAAGCGAATGAGCTTAGCTAGGGTGCTGTTCAGTTCGGTGCGGGGCACAATCACATCGACGAACCCATGTTTCAGCAGATATTCTGCCGATTGAAAGTCATCGGGCAGCTTTTCGCGCACGGTTTGCTCGATCACGCGCCGCCCTGCAAACGCAATCAAGGCTTGGGGCTCAGCCACAATAACGTCGCCGAGCATGGCAAAGCTGGCTGTAACCCCGCCAGTGGTGGGATGGGACAACACGGGCACGTACAGCAATCCGGCTTCCCGATGGCGCTCTAGAGCACCAGAGATTTTAGCCATTTGCATCAGGCTCAACATGCCTTCTTGCATCCGCGCCCCGCCCGAGGCACACACGATCACGACAGGCAGACCAGCGGCAGTGCTGTGTTCAATCAACCGAGTGAGCTTTTCCCCAACGACTGACCCCATACTGCCGCCCATAAAGCGAAAGTCCATGACACCCAAGCCGATGGGCAGACCGTCGAGTTTGCCTGTGCCCGTTTGGACGGCATCGGTGAGCTGAGTGCGGGCTTGCATGTCGCGCAGGCGATCGCTGTAAGCTTTGCGATCGCGAAACTTGAGCGGATCCTGAGGTTGCACCTGGGCATTCAACGGTTGCCAGGTGCCCTGGTCAATCAATTGTTGAATGCGATCGTCGCTAAAGACACGGTGGTGGTGGCCGCAATCGACGCAGACAAACTGATTAGCCTTGAGATCCTTGGTGTAAGTCATGACGCCGCAGGCTTCACATTTGGACCATAGGCCGTCCGCGATCTCACGTTCTTGGCGCTCTTGGCTAATGGGGCCATCTTTGCGGCGATTTGCAAACCAATCAAACAGGGACATATTTCTGAAAAACCGTGCAGGCTGGAGGAAACACTGAATGATCCCACAGGGGGATATGAGAATTATCCTATCGGGTTTGGTTACGCCTACGCGAATTCACGGCGAGATGGAGGGCTCAGGAGGTAGCATGGCCGCGCTGAAATCGCCATTAGTCAAGGGGCAAAGGGTATACTATCGCCCACAGCCTTAGCGTGTGAAACTGCTCAAAATTCATCTGTCGGTGACTCTCCTCCATGCTTGGAAAGCATTCCTGCGTGGGGGAAATAGTGGTTTCAAGCGCTCTTCAAAGGCTAGTTCAGGGTGCTTCAACAGAATGATGAATATTTCTAAAGCAATTGCTTCATCCGTCGGCAATGGAATCGCTGATGACGCATTGAAGGATGCCGATAACGGTTTCTGGTTGCAGGCGTTGCCTCAGGCAACGCAACTTGCCTGGCAACGGCGATTTTACTGCATTCGTTGGGTCGATCGCTTAGCCGAACAAGATCTGATTGTGCAACCCGATGGCCAAAAGTTTGCGGCCTTTCGGTTGGCTTGGCAACAGTTGTGTCGCCAGGGCTATCTGTCTGACGATCTCCAGCAATGGCCAGTGTTGCAGCAGTTAGCGACCGATTGGTTTCAGACTGACCCCGCTGGGCATCAAGCAGAAATTGCCGCTTGGGACGAATATCTCGCCGCGATCGCTGATTACCACCAAGCTCACCTCGTAATTGCGAGCCTCCGTGACTATGAAGTCATGCTAGACCGACTGGCTGGCAGTTGCTTTCAGCTGTTGCCCGATTTGCAGGTGCATCAGCGGGCGATCGCCCGCCAGTTTGGTTGGGTCGATCAGTTCTATAACAATCTGCGCGACTTATATGAAGATGCACAACAGGGCGTGTGCTACTTTCCGACTGAGGTGCTGACGCAGTTTGGCCTATCAAGAGCCGCGATGCTTGATTTGAGCTGCTTGCAGCAGCCGGGTTATCGCCACCTCATGCAATTTTGGGTAGAAGACTATTTGCCGCAGTTACGGCAACAACATCTGGTCTTGCTACAAGCGGAAGATCTGTCGCCAGCATGGCAACGGTTGACCGCTTGGTTTGGTCATCGCTATCGCCGCATTGAGCAGGTGATGCAAGATTGCGACTACGATTTTGTGGCGTTTGCGCAGCAATATTGGCCTCTCGTGGCGCGAGAATTGAGCATTCAGCCAGCTGCCCGGATGTCTTGAGACGGACGCTCGCCCAGGCTAGCGGGTCGAGTCTCAGAGATTGCCCTGCTCATGATCAAGAAACCTGATTTTCGTGCGGTAGCAGGCTTGCTATGGTGAAACAGGCGATCGCGCCATTTTCCCATTTGTCTTTTACCGACCTTTTCTCGTAAGACCTCAAAACAATATGGCCGACAATTCAGTCACGGAAACTTCGCTGCCTCAGTCCACCGACGCGGCTACAGCCCCTCCCGAAGAGCCGAAACCTAGCTATGTCAAGCTGGCCATGCGCAACATGGTCCGTAAAGGGGGCAAATCACTCTTTCATTTCAGCCTGACGGTGGTGGCGCTGTTAGGGCTGTTGGTGGGGCTCTCTTATCTCACCCGTTAGTCGCGATGGCAAATCATGAGCTCACGGTAGAAGTCGAGGTGTTTGGTGAGGCGATCGCCGAGGTTGAAGCGATCGCCCCAGCGACCACTTGGCAAACCTGGCTCCAAACCTGGCTGCGACAGCTGGCCCCCACCCTGTCACCCATCCAAGCGTACGAGCTTAGCCTGCAGTTCACCACTGATGCAGGTATTGCTGCCCTCAATCGCGATTTTCGTCAGCAAGATCGACCGACTGATGTGCTTTCCTTTGCGGGCGTCGATGATACGCCGTTGCCACTGGCCGTCCTTGCGACCATTCCCTTTAACCTGGGCGATTTGGTTATCTCGGTTGAAACGGCCCAAAAACAATGCGATGCCCATGGTCATTCCCTGAGGGAAGAGTTGGCGTGGCTGGCCGCCCATGGTCTTTTGCACTTGCTGGGTTGGGATCATCCCGATGAGGCCCAACTGCAGGCCATGTGGGCGATGCAGCGATCGCTCCTCGCCAGCGTCGGGCTGTCGCTACCAGAGTCGGCTTACGTGGCCGAAACCGGATGAGCGGAGCGCCAAGTGCATCTGGCGATCGCTGCGGCCAGGATGGTCCGAAGTCGGCAATATCACACAACAAAAAACCGCACACTGAACAACGGGAACCCGACTATCTGCACTATGCTATTGCTGCGGAGGGGCAATATGATGTCTTTACGGCAAGATCTAGCAGCGATCGCCCGCTCCTTGAGTGAAATTTAGACGCGACTATTTGCGCTTTTATGCCGACTTCTCCTTCCTCAGTTTCCAAATCCAAGCTGCCCAGCGCCCCAGCCGAACCCGCGAACCAGTCGGTGCGACCTCCCGCGTTTCAAGTAGCGCATAATCTCGCGGTGAGCTTTCTCTATGCTGGGCAAGGCATTTATTACGCCCTGCGGACTCAGCGCAACTTTCGCATCCATGCGCTGGTGACCAGTGTCGTGATTACCCTCGGTGTCTTGCTGGAATTACCAAGAATTGACATCGCCGTGCTGGGGCTAACCTGTGGTGTGGTCATGGCTCTAGAGCTCATCAACACTGCCTTAGAGGCCGTCGTTGACCTCGCCGTCGAACAGAGCTTTCATCAACTCGCTAAGATTGCAAAAGACTGTGCGGCTGGTGCCGTGTTTATTGCGGCGCTCACGGCTATTTTTGTCGCAGTTTGCCTACTGTTGCCGCCTCTGTGGCAACAGGCACAGCCTTATCTATGGTGAGGATGGGAGCGCTCAGAAAAATTAATTACCACCCATGCCTGACTTGGGTAGTCTTTGGCTTCAAGCAACCCAAAGACATCCAGCATTTGAATCGGTTGAGGCGCGTGATTTGACCCCAACCGACGAGAGCGATTCACGCCTCGACAACCCCCTAATCTTGCTTCGACTGGAGGACACCGCAGTCATGATTGTGGTCATCGATAATTACGACAGCTTTACTTACAACCTGGTGCAATATCTAGGCGAACTGGGGCAATCGTTCCCCGTGGCGCAGGATATCCGGGTGTACCGCAACGACGAAATCACGGTGGATGAATTGGCGGCGTTGGCCCCTGACGGCATTGTGATTTCTCCCGGGCCAGGACGTCCCGACGATGCGGGCATTTCCCTAGAACTGATTCGCCAGTTGGGGCCGAGTGTGCCAATTTTGGGCGTATGCCTGGGACATCAAAGTATCGGCCAAGTTTTTGGCGGCACCGTGACCGCAGCGGCTGAACTGATGCATGGCAAGACGTCACCCATTCACCATACGGGGCAGGGCGTTTTTGCTGGACTGGACAATCCGTTTACCGCCACGCGCTATCACAGTCTCGTCATCGAAAAAGCAACCTGTCCTGAAGTCCTTGAAATTACCGCCTGGGTTGAGGATGGGGCCATTATGGGGGTGCGCCATCGAGCATATCCCCACATTCAAGGGGTGCAGTTCCACCCGGAGAGTGTGCTGACGGAGTCGGGCAAGGTGCTGCTGGGCAACTTTTTACAGGAACTGAAGACCGCGATCACCACTGCGTAACCCTTTAGCCAGTTCAGTTCAATTCCTTTGGAGTCAGCCAGGATCACCAGCACTTACATTGACTGGGGCCGACCGACTCTGGCAGCCAAGATTGGGTTGCTGACGGCTGACCGGCT
Above is a genomic segment from Leptolyngbya iicbica LK containing:
- a CDS encoding diacylglycerol kinase family protein, with translation MPTSPSSVSKSKLPSAPAEPANQSVRPPAFQVAHNLAVSFLYAGQGIYYALRTQRNFRIHALVTSVVITLGVLLELPRIDIAVLGLTCGVVMALELINTALEAVVDLAVEQSFHQLAKIAKDCAAGAVFIAALTAIFVAVCLLLPPLWQQAQPYLW
- a CDS encoding squalene/phytoene synthase family protein, whose product is MNISKAIASSVGNGIADDALKDADNGFWLQALPQATQLAWQRRFYCIRWVDRLAEQDLIVQPDGQKFAAFRLAWQQLCRQGYLSDDLQQWPVLQQLATDWFQTDPAGHQAEIAAWDEYLAAIADYHQAHLVIASLRDYEVMLDRLAGSCFQLLPDLQVHQRAIARQFGWVDQFYNNLRDLYEDAQQGVCYFPTEVLTQFGLSRAAMLDLSCLQQPGYRHLMQFWVEDYLPQLRQQHLVLLQAEDLSPAWQRLTAWFGHRYRRIEQVMQDCDYDFVAFAQQYWPLVARELSIQPAARMS
- a CDS encoding anthranilate synthase component II, which gives rise to MIVVIDNYDSFTYNLVQYLGELGQSFPVAQDIRVYRNDEITVDELAALAPDGIVISPGPGRPDDAGISLELIRQLGPSVPILGVCLGHQSIGQVFGGTVTAAAELMHGKTSPIHHTGQGVFAGLDNPFTATRYHSLVIEKATCPEVLEITAWVEDGAIMGVRHRAYPHIQGVQFHPESVLTESGKVLLGNFLQELKTAITTA
- a CDS encoding DUF3285 domain-containing protein codes for the protein MADNSVTETSLPQSTDAATAPPEEPKPSYVKLAMRNMVRKGGKSLFHFSLTVVALLGLLVGLSYLTR
- the ybeY gene encoding rRNA maturation RNase YbeY → MANHELTVEVEVFGEAIAEVEAIAPATTWQTWLQTWLRQLAPTLSPIQAYELSLQFTTDAGIAALNRDFRQQDRPTDVLSFAGVDDTPLPLAVLATIPFNLGDLVISVETAQKQCDAHGHSLREELAWLAAHGLLHLLGWDHPDEAQLQAMWAMQRSLLASVGLSLPESAYVAETG